From the Thermococcus guaymasensis DSM 11113 genome, one window contains:
- the dcd gene encoding dCTP deaminase, protein MLLPDWKIEKEILIEPFSKESLQPAGYDLRVGKEAYLDGKLVDVEKEGKITIPPKKHALILTLERVRLPDDVMGDMKIRSSLAREGILGSFAWVDPGWDGNLTLMLFNASDEPVTLEYGERFVQIAFIRLEGPAKNPYRGNYQGSRRIALSKRTKK, encoded by the coding sequence ATGCTCCTCCCAGACTGGAAGATCGAAAAGGAGATACTGATAGAACCATTCTCAAAGGAATCGCTTCAACCTGCAGGATACGACCTCAGAGTCGGGAAGGAGGCATACCTTGATGGAAAGCTGGTGGACGTTGAAAAGGAAGGAAAAATCACGATCCCACCAAAGAAGCACGCCCTAATTTTGACCCTTGAAAGGGTAAGGCTTCCCGATGATGTAATGGGCGACATGAAGATCCGGAGCAGCCTAGCACGAGAAGGGATCCTTGGTTCGTTTGCCTGGGTCGATCCAGGATGGGATGGAAACCTGACCCTCATGCTGTTCAATGCCTCAGACGAACCAGTGACACTGGAATACGGAGAAAGGTTCGTCCAGATAGCGTTCATCAGGCTCGAAGGACCGGCAAAAAATCCGTACCGTGGGAACTATCAGGGCAGCAGGAGAATAGCGCTCTCAAAGAGAACTAAGAAATAA
- a CDS encoding DUF7344 domain-containing protein — MRSVASSNVILGNKRRMLLIEYLQKFDGRAELRDVVEYIAEKEGNTDRRHRKSVYVSLMQTHIPKLEREGVVAFERGVITLLRVPDNVTLYMEVVQRNDISWSTFSAGLSIIFLITALWFRDPLLIFASVVYLVVAILQHRKTYCVLQPKRSKGRGNSSKK; from the coding sequence ATGAGATCTGTGGCCTCTTCAAATGTTATCCTAGGAAATAAGAGGCGGATGCTCCTAATTGAATACCTCCAGAAGTTTGATGGACGGGCCGAGTTAAGAGATGTGGTCGAGTATATAGCTGAGAAGGAGGGCAACACAGATAGAAGGCACAGGAAGAGCGTTTACGTTAGCCTCATGCAGACCCACATCCCAAAGCTTGAGCGCGAGGGTGTGGTGGCCTTTGAGCGTGGAGTTATAACTCTCCTCCGGGTTCCCGACAACGTTACCCTGTACATGGAGGTTGTTCAGAGGAACGATATAAGCTGGAGCACTTTCTCCGCTGGCCTCTCAATTATCTTTCTCATTACAGCCCTGTGGTTCAGAGATCCCCTCCTGATCTTTGCTTCCGTTGTTTACCTAGTCGTGGCGATTTTACAGCATAGGAAGACGTACTGTGTTCTTCAGCCAAAAAGATCAAAAGGAAGGGGAAATTCTAGTAAAAAATGA
- a CDS encoding DUF1102 domain-containing protein, producing MNKLFGLALLMVGMLLAVGAGANFRYYSADRQASFDVVSDDNELIDLTALQPYVTYDAGKMYVDISQYNPNHPTGGGNGMSPNTTYVFEEMFQVSNELWENNETNYPICVTIKTEHDDVMIFAGDYDNMIAGPASNIQFTVEHGNPIPIGMIFDNTNSTIGQYQFQMSIEAVAGACP from the coding sequence ATGAATAAACTATTTGGATTGGCTTTACTGATGGTTGGAATGCTCCTGGCGGTTGGTGCAGGCGCAAACTTCAGGTACTACTCAGCCGACAGGCAGGCGAGCTTCGATGTCGTCTCCGACGACAACGAACTTATTGATTTGACGGCCCTTCAGCCCTATGTGACCTACGACGCTGGAAAGATGTACGTCGACATCAGCCAGTACAACCCCAACCATCCGACAGGCGGTGGAAACGGCATGAGCCCCAACACCACCTACGTCTTTGAGGAAATGTTCCAGGTAAGCAACGAGCTCTGGGAGAACAACGAGACCAACTATCCGATATGCGTCACCATAAAGACCGAGCACGATGATGTGATGATCTTCGCGGGTGACTACGACAACATGATAGCCGGACCCGCCAGCAACATCCAGTTCACAGTTGAACACGGAAACCCGATTCCGATTGGAATGATATTCGACAACACAAACTCGACAATTGGTCAGTACCAGTTCCAGATGAGCATTGAGGCCGTTGCAGGCGCGTGCCCGTGA
- a CDS encoding DUF1102 domain-containing protein: MRKNIALGVFGLLVAFGLVFGAGANFRDYNADRSVHWDIVSDDNELIDLTPIQPYAYLNDGGVLVVDISPDNPNYPGYGKGLSPNSEYNFDEVFEVSNDLWEDNMTIVVRITNANTAIQFYGADHNIHDASTGAVVYASDMAKNDVCFVIGSGEAVKVGMDFTVGNSLPGDSESSSIHIQAWRLGTEPSDLVGKCGQPVSP; the protein is encoded by the coding sequence TTGAGAAAGAATATTGCCCTTGGAGTTTTTGGCCTGTTGGTGGCCTTTGGCCTTGTATTTGGGGCTGGAGCTAACTTCAGGGACTACAACGCTGACAGGAGCGTCCACTGGGACATCGTCAGCGATGATAACGAACTCATTGACCTGACGCCCATTCAGCCCTACGCGTACCTAAACGACGGTGGCGTCCTCGTTGTTGACATAAGCCCAGACAACCCGAACTACCCAGGCTACGGCAAGGGCCTCAGCCCGAACTCGGAGTACAACTTCGACGAGGTCTTTGAGGTAAGCAACGACCTTTGGGAGGACAACATGACCATCGTCGTCAGGATAACCAACGCCAACACCGCGATTCAGTTCTACGGCGCGGACCACAACATCCACGACGCCAGCACTGGCGCAGTTGTTTACGCCAGCGACATGGCCAAGAACGACGTCTGCTTTGTGATAGGCTCAGGAGAGGCCGTTAAGGTCGGTATGGACTTTACCGTTGGGAACTCACTTCCAGGAGACAGTGAGAGCAGCAGCATACACATCCAGGCATGGAGACTCGGCACTGAGCCCAGCGACCTAGTTGGTAAGTGCGGTCAGCCAGTGAGCCCATGA
- a CDS encoding signal peptidase I translates to MKKLIENVAIVLMLIFLATSVAGFILDRPVLVSYAYSESMTPTIDKGDLFFINPLSKAGDVGDIIIFHRRDGWTVHRIYAITEEGYITKGDNNVATDQQDGVYPPVTEKDVIGKVIVIGGHPLVIRGGGDFIENLRSKMNNVYIVGALIIIGTVLTFSGGKKNKKHRKKSKRFFKVPMKTVYAAVSVLIIAGFLFVTMASWGTLAFTYSSTLAGGQKEGWYLPGTTFEKNLSVENHAVYPFYYFIEPKSERVRLLSEDTFEIPGDGSHSVLLAVSVPGDTRIYREEIEVHSYPAILPSGTIRWAYNIDPYLPLLLYSIELAAIMMVFYYLAGIGEGEIVRIRVRRRSILSKITGDGLL, encoded by the coding sequence ATGAAAAAACTGATTGAGAATGTGGCAATAGTGTTGATGCTCATATTCCTGGCCACATCAGTGGCGGGATTCATCCTTGATAGGCCTGTTCTGGTTTCTTACGCATACTCCGAGAGCATGACGCCGACCATAGACAAAGGCGACCTCTTTTTCATAAACCCCCTCTCAAAGGCTGGAGACGTCGGTGACATAATAATCTTCCACCGACGCGATGGATGGACAGTCCATCGGATATATGCAATCACAGAAGAGGGCTACATCACCAAAGGAGACAACAACGTGGCAACCGACCAGCAGGACGGTGTCTATCCACCAGTAACTGAGAAAGATGTTATTGGAAAAGTCATAGTGATTGGGGGACATCCTCTGGTAATACGTGGCGGGGGGGACTTCATCGAGAACCTCCGTTCAAAAATGAACAACGTATACATTGTTGGTGCCCTGATAATTATAGGTACCGTTCTGACGTTTTCGGGCGGAAAGAAAAATAAAAAACACCGCAAAAAATCGAAGAGATTCTTCAAGGTGCCCATGAAAACCGTGTATGCCGCGGTATCGGTACTGATAATAGCAGGTTTTCTGTTCGTCACAATGGCATCATGGGGCACACTTGCGTTTACGTACTCATCAACGCTGGCCGGAGGACAGAAAGAGGGCTGGTACCTCCCAGGAACCACATTTGAAAAGAATCTCAGCGTCGAAAACCATGCGGTGTATCCTTTCTACTACTTCATAGAACCCAAAAGCGAGAGAGTGAGGCTGCTAAGTGAGGACACGTTCGAGATCCCCGGGGATGGGAGCCACAGCGTTCTTCTGGCGGTGTCAGTGCCCGGGGACACCAGAATATACAGGGAGGAAATCGAGGTTCACTCGTACCCTGCGATTCTGCCGTCAGGCACCATACGCTGGGCCTATAACATCGACCCCTACCTGCCCCTGCTCCTTTACTCCATTGAACTCGCCGCGATAATGATGGTTTTCTACTACCTCGCGGGCATTGGGGAAGGGGAAATAGTGAGAATTAGAGTCAGAAGAAGAAGCATCCTGAGCAAGATAACGGGAGATGGTTTATTATGA